Proteins encoded in a region of the Triticum dicoccoides isolate Atlit2015 ecotype Zavitan chromosome 3A, WEW_v2.0, whole genome shotgun sequence genome:
- the LOC119270544 gene encoding protein spotted leaf 11-like yields the protein MEVKLHAARTLVGRLRGAAAVRDAGATAAAVAELRRASKDDPEVRAPLADAGAVPFLASQLTAPSTSAAAEDAAAALLNISLSAREQLMSAPGILDALARAIRAEDYAAAHHAAAVVASLLCVDAYRPIVGAKRALLSALVSLLLPSKARGTRATKDALKALFGVALYPLNRAALVELGVVRALFGLVMTDGRTGIVEDATAVVAQVAGCAESLDAFAAVSGVRILADLVEPGGAATGRARENAAAALLNLVMAGGERAVAEVLDVGGAEEAVRELAEDGEASPRGKAKAEALLRALEEGAAGARRRHEHRFADFLNGLVVSDPYFSSPASATTPDDASRVTLG from the coding sequence ATGGAAGTGAAGCTGCACGCGGCGCGGACGCTGGTGGGCCGGCtgcggggcgcggcggcggtgcGGGACGCGGGCGCCACGGCGGCGGCCGTCGCGGAGCTGCGGCGCGCCTCCAAGGACGACCCGGAGGTGCGCGCGCCGCTGGCGGACGCGGGCGCCGTGCCGTTCCTCGCGTCGCAGCTCACGGCGCCctccacgtccgccgccgccgaggACGCGGCCGCCGCGCTGCTCAACATCTCCCTCTCCGCGCGGGAGCAGCTCATGTCGGCCCCGGGGATCCTCGACGCGCTCGCCCGGGCCATCCGGGCCGAGGACTACGCAGCCGCGCaccacgccgccgccgtcgtcgccagcCTGCTCTGCGTCGACGCCTACCGCCCCATCGTCGGCGCCAAGCGCGCGCTCCTCTCCGCGCTCGTCTCGCTCCTCCTCCCCTCCAAGGCCCGCGGCACGCGCGCCACCAAGGACGCCCTGAAGGCGCTCTTCGGCGTCGCGCTCTACCCGCTCAACCGCGCCGCCCTGGTGGAGCTCGGCGTCGTGCGGGCGCTCTTCGGGCTCGTGATGACGGACGGGCGCACGGGCATCGTCGAGGACGCCACCGCAGTCGTCGCGCAGGTGGCCGGGTGCGCCGAGAGCCTCGACGCCTTCGCTGCGGTGTCCGGGGTGCGCATCCTCGCGGACCTCGTCGAGCCCGGGGGCGCCGCCACGGGGCGGGCCAGGGAGAACGCGGCCGCCGCGCTGCTGAACCTCGtcatggccggcggcgagcggGCCGTGGCGGAGGTGCTGGACGTGGGCGGCGCCGAGGAGGCCGTGAGGGAGCTGGCGGAGGACGGCGAGGCCAGCCCCAGGGGGAAGGCCAAGGCGGAGGCGCTGCTGAGGGCGCTCGAGGAGGGCGCCGCCGGCGCCAGGCGTCGGCATGAGCACCGGTTCGCGGATTTCCTAAACGGGCTCGTGGTGTCCGACCCCTACTTCTCGTCGCCGGCGTCGGCCACCACCCCCGACGACGCGTCACGCGTTACGCTTGGCTGA